Proteins from a genomic interval of Halomonas alkaliantarctica:
- a CDS encoding c-type cytochrome, which yields MMKPLFTALIAAGATMALSVTVQAETDGEAIFNQACMACHMTGAAGAPIKGDSEAWEPRIEKGIDTLYEHSINGFNAMPPKGGNMSLSDEEVQAAVDFMVKAAE from the coding sequence ATGATGAAACCATTATTTACTGCTCTTATTGCCGCTGGTGCTACCATGGCGTTGTCAGTCACTGTTCAGGCAGAAACTGATGGCGAGGCGATTTTTAACCAGGCCTGCATGGCTTGCCACATGACAGGAGCTGCTGGTGCGCCTATTAAGGGTGATAGTGAGGCATGGGAGCCCCGAATAGAAAAAGGCATCGACACCCTATATGAGCACTCGATCAATGGCTTCAACGCCATGCCGCCTAAAGGTGGAAACATGAGCCTTAGCGACGAAGAGGTGCAAGCAGCCGTCGATTTTATGGTTAAAGCTGCTGAATAG
- the ubiT gene encoding ubiquinone anaerobic biosynthesis accessory factor UbiT, whose protein sequence is MSLLSLPFSMLSFSISSPVTPSHLIRLLDPRIPFAIKQRLVEPLLNRTFAIPLAEGEFDALEGRCISLTIADLGVTLSLTLESQRLILCRDKGEATIRGGWREFLCLATRREDPDSLFFQRRLIIEGDTELGLTLKNLLDGCEEGLAQGRLGELLLGLERLVRKE, encoded by the coding sequence ATGTCATTGCTGTCTTTACCTTTTTCCATGCTTTCTTTTTCAATTTCCTCTCCTGTAACGCCTAGCCATTTGATACGTCTCCTTGATCCACGGATACCTTTTGCAATTAAGCAACGTCTTGTCGAGCCTTTACTCAACCGTACTTTTGCTATACCGCTCGCAGAAGGGGAATTCGATGCTTTGGAGGGTCGGTGCATTAGTCTCACCATCGCCGATTTAGGTGTGACGCTAAGTCTGACGCTTGAATCGCAGCGCTTGATATTATGTCGCGATAAAGGCGAGGCAACCATTCGAGGAGGTTGGCGTGAATTCTTGTGCCTTGCCACGCGCCGTGAGGATCCCGACAGCCTGTTTTTCCAGCGCCGCTTAATCATTGAAGGGGATACAGAGCTGGGATTGACGCTCAAGAATCTACTTGACGGTTGCGAGGAGGGTCTTGCACAAGGGCGTTTGGGGGAACTGTTGTTGGGGCTGGAGCGTTTGGTACGTAAAGAATGA
- the hmpA gene encoding NO-inducible flavohemoprotein has translation MLTHEQEKLINATAPVVAEHLNAITQRFYPLMFTRYPEVKPLFNEVHQQSGGQPRALANAVLAYVQLRSNPAQARATLDVVVSKHVSLGILPEQYPIVGECLLAAIGEVLGEAVTPEIADAWGALYNELAALLIDLEDQRYREFEQRPGGWRGTRRFKIASTHQESALIRSFILEPEDGGRVADHEPGQYIGVRLTINGELVYRHYSLSDTPNGQSYRISIKREEQGQVSRHFHDVFQPGDTLELLPPAGDLTLIEGNEPLLLASGGVGQTPLLPMARHALSLGRQVTYLHAALDADHQAFKGELEALKSEYPQRLKAVRIHERGNEAEHIGRIDHSLLAHYLPDLKARCYFVGPQGFMTAINSALSELGVDENRRHFEHFGPSRPLDAA, from the coding sequence GTGCTAACACATGAGCAGGAAAAGCTGATCAACGCGACAGCTCCCGTCGTGGCCGAACACCTGAATGCGATTACACAACGCTTCTATCCGCTGATGTTTACCCGCTACCCAGAGGTCAAGCCGCTCTTTAATGAGGTTCATCAACAAAGCGGAGGTCAGCCCCGTGCCCTGGCCAACGCCGTGTTGGCCTATGTGCAACTACGCAGTAATCCAGCTCAGGCGCGGGCTACTCTGGATGTTGTGGTTAGCAAACACGTCTCGCTAGGCATTCTTCCCGAGCAGTACCCTATTGTCGGTGAATGCCTACTGGCAGCGATTGGCGAAGTGCTGGGCGAAGCTGTCACCCCGGAAATCGCCGATGCATGGGGCGCTCTATATAACGAGCTTGCCGCCCTGTTAATTGACCTTGAAGACCAGCGCTATCGTGAATTTGAGCAGCGCCCGGGCGGATGGCGCGGCACACGCCGTTTCAAGATTGCCAGTACCCATCAGGAAAGTGCTTTAATTCGCTCTTTTATCCTTGAGCCCGAGGATGGAGGTCGTGTGGCTGACCATGAGCCAGGTCAGTATATCGGTGTACGTCTAACCATTAATGGCGAGCTGGTGTATCGGCATTACAGCCTCTCAGACACGCCAAATGGCCAAAGCTATCGAATCTCGATAAAACGCGAAGAACAGGGCCAAGTCAGCCGTCACTTCCACGATGTCTTTCAACCCGGCGACACCTTGGAACTGCTACCGCCAGCAGGCGACCTCACGCTGATTGAAGGTAACGAGCCTCTGCTGCTTGCCAGCGGCGGCGTTGGTCAAACGCCCCTGCTCCCCATGGCGAGACATGCCTTGTCCCTTGGGCGGCAAGTCACCTATTTACACGCTGCCCTGGATGCCGATCACCAGGCCTTTAAAGGCGAATTAGAAGCACTGAAGAGCGAATATCCGCAACGTCTTAAAGCTGTCCGTATTCATGAGCGTGGCAACGAAGCCGAACATATTGGTCGTATCGACCACAGCTTATTAGCTCACTACCTGCCTGATCTTAAGGCGCGCTGCTATTTCGTCGGCCCCCAAGGATTCATGACAGCAATTAACAGCGCTTTGTCCGAACTGGGTGTCGACGAGAATCGCCGACACTTTGAGCATTTTGGCCCCTCACGCCCCCTCGACGCAGCTTAA
- a CDS encoding NnrS family protein, whose protein sequence is MTTITSSQPVSKLKQLPLLRLAFRPFFLLAALFSILSLLVWLGFWHGNILLRPYGGLVFWHQHEMLFGFAAAVIGGFLLTAVRNWTGLPSLSGGPLLGLLVLWLLGRVLMAFPMGLSGWLLLAVDLAFLPVVAIVMARLVIRAKRWRNLIFIPVLLLFATANLAMHLGVMQGDAELIRQAAYLAVLLITLMMTVVGGRVIAMFTANRLGRPKPDPIPWLEGVTLVSTAGVVLLQTAIMLGATIAAPLMGGVMLLAALANTVRMARWGGLHSWREPLLWGLHGSYACIPLGLIMWCLALMGLMRVELAVHALTIGGIGTMMLAMMARVSLGHTGRPIRTLPGVGVALGLMLLAALLRSPVLAIFPQMTHWTYTLSIIFWCVAYAIFVVHYTWPLMQARVDGQDG, encoded by the coding sequence ATGACGACTATCACCTCCTCCCAACCTGTCTCCAAGCTCAAGCAACTGCCGTTGTTACGGCTGGCTTTTCGGCCCTTTTTCCTGTTGGCCGCGCTGTTCAGTATTTTATCTCTACTGGTATGGCTGGGCTTTTGGCATGGCAATATTTTGCTGCGCCCTTATGGCGGCCTGGTGTTCTGGCATCAGCATGAGATGTTGTTTGGTTTTGCCGCAGCGGTGATCGGGGGGTTTTTGCTTACCGCTGTACGAAACTGGACAGGGCTGCCGAGCTTAAGCGGCGGGCCGCTACTGGGTCTGCTAGTGTTATGGTTATTGGGTCGGGTGTTGATGGCTTTTCCCATGGGGTTGTCGGGGTGGCTGCTGCTGGCGGTTGACCTTGCATTTCTTCCCGTGGTCGCCATCGTTATGGCGCGTCTGGTTATCAGAGCAAAGCGCTGGCGCAACTTGATCTTTATACCCGTACTGTTGCTATTTGCCACGGCTAATCTGGCGATGCACTTAGGGGTGATGCAGGGTGACGCCGAGCTGATCCGCCAAGCCGCCTACTTGGCCGTACTGTTAATCACACTGATGATGACCGTAGTGGGCGGGCGCGTGATTGCTATGTTTACCGCCAATCGCCTGGGGCGTCCCAAACCCGATCCTATCCCTTGGCTTGAAGGGGTGACGTTAGTCAGCACTGCTGGCGTCGTGCTGCTGCAGACGGCCATCATGCTGGGTGCGACCATTGCTGCTCCATTGATGGGTGGGGTAATGCTTTTAGCCGCGTTGGCCAATACTGTTCGCATGGCGCGTTGGGGAGGGCTGCATAGCTGGCGTGAACCTTTACTTTGGGGGCTGCACGGCAGCTACGCCTGCATTCCGCTAGGGCTTATTATGTGGTGCTTGGCACTCATGGGGCTGATGCGCGTTGAACTTGCCGTGCATGCGCTGACCATTGGGGGGATAGGTACCATGATGCTGGCAATGATGGCCAGGGTTTCGCTAGGCCATACAGGCCGTCCCATCCGTACGTTACCGGGAGTCGGTGTAGCCTTAGGGCTGATGCTGTTAGCCGCCTTGCTACGCTCACCCGTCTTGGCGATATTTCCCCAGATGACCCACTGGACCTATACGCTGAGCATCATCTTCTGGTGCGTGGCCTACGCAATATTCGTCGTGCACTACACTTGGCCGTTGATGCAGGCGAGAGTCGACGGTCAGGATGGCTGA
- a CDS encoding DUF4870 family protein, with protein MTSLPSPMPSSDQAGALPTAAASNSGKNSPGRGAAIVVYMLFLGSVLAVVTAPVGVLIAHIKKNNAEEWVVSHLQFQIRTFWLGLIGGILFAVAWQLLGLTGLPAIASWALGYGYFTACLIWMVGRCGVGITRLTNNRPVANPSSLAFGGARVTLAER; from the coding sequence ATGACCAGCTTACCTTCACCCATGCCCTCCTCGGATCAGGCTGGAGCCTTACCCACCGCAGCCGCCTCTAACAGCGGTAAAAATTCTCCTGGGCGTGGTGCCGCTATCGTTGTGTATATGCTTTTTCTAGGCAGTGTGTTGGCCGTGGTCACTGCTCCCGTCGGCGTACTCATCGCCCATATCAAAAAAAATAACGCCGAGGAGTGGGTTGTTTCCCATTTACAGTTTCAGATTCGCACGTTCTGGTTAGGGCTAATAGGCGGGATATTGTTTGCAGTCGCTTGGCAACTACTGGGATTGACCGGGCTACCGGCGATCGCCTCGTGGGCATTAGGCTATGGCTATTTTACCGCCTGCCTGATCTGGATGGTGGGCCGTTGCGGGGTAGGCATTACCCGCCTCACCAACAACCGTCCAGTGGCTAACCCAAGCAGTCTTGCCTTTGGCGGTGCCCGGGTCACCCTGGCAGAGCGCTAA
- a CDS encoding Rrf2 family transcriptional regulator, translated as MHLTRFTDYSLRVLIFLAVKGEERSTINEIAETFDISRNHLMKVVQELSQKNYVTAIRGKNGGLLLTRDPETIVLGKLVREMEHGMELVECFHSDNACIITPSCRLQPILNEALTAFLAVLDRYTLADILSHRYPQLAGLMRIPTVNT; from the coding sequence ATGCACCTCACTCGATTCACCGATTATTCACTACGTGTGTTGATCTTTCTCGCCGTGAAAGGCGAAGAGCGCTCTACTATCAATGAGATTGCTGAAACGTTTGATATCTCCCGCAATCATTTGATGAAAGTCGTTCAGGAGCTTAGCCAGAAGAACTACGTTACCGCTATCCGAGGCAAAAACGGTGGTTTGTTGCTTACACGTGACCCTGAGACAATCGTGCTAGGCAAGCTCGTTCGGGAGATGGAACATGGCATGGAATTAGTCGAGTGTTTCCATAGTGATAATGCCTGCATCATCACGCCCTCGTGCCGGCTGCAACCCATATTGAACGAAGCACTGACAGCGTTTCTGGCAGTACTCGACCGCTATACCCTGGCCGATATATTGTCCCACCGCTATCCGCAGTTGGCAGGCTTAATGCGTATCCCCACAGTCAATACCTAG
- a CDS encoding anaerobic ribonucleoside-triphosphate reductase activating protein, protein MAMQTTLDAITTKLSSVRLPIAGLVPMTTLDYPDHLACVVFLQGCPLRCGYCHNPDMIAPRRGEPHEWQTVMDFLVSRKNLLEGVVFSGGEPTLNAGLRVAVKEVKALGFKVGLHTAGVYPDRLSRLLPHLDWVGLDVKGYGKAFDQISGRPGIWRLHARSLGVLLDSGISFECRTTVHWKDFKLADVEHLALSLADCGVRHYALQMARSQPCLDPCYAHPIPDAPAIAQVSALVKRLQPHFEQLELRH, encoded by the coding sequence ATGGCTATGCAGACGACACTTGACGCTATCACAACTAAATTATCATCGGTTCGGCTGCCGATCGCCGGCCTTGTGCCCATGACCACCCTGGATTATCCCGATCATCTGGCGTGCGTTGTATTTCTCCAAGGCTGCCCGCTACGTTGCGGCTACTGTCACAACCCCGACATGATTGCGCCACGACGGGGTGAACCCCATGAATGGCAGACGGTTATGGACTTTCTGGTCTCCCGCAAGAACCTGCTGGAAGGCGTGGTTTTCAGCGGAGGGGAGCCCACCCTGAATGCCGGTTTACGCGTTGCGGTAAAGGAAGTAAAAGCGCTGGGCTTCAAGGTAGGCCTGCACACTGCCGGTGTGTATCCTGACCGACTCTCGCGGCTTCTGCCGCATCTTGACTGGGTGGGATTAGATGTAAAGGGTTATGGAAAAGCGTTTGATCAAATCAGTGGTCGCCCTGGCATCTGGCGATTACATGCCCGCAGTTTAGGGGTGTTGCTCGACAGCGGTATCAGCTTTGAGTGTCGCACCACGGTTCACTGGAAGGATTTCAAGCTTGCCGACGTGGAACATCTGGCGTTGTCCCTTGCCGACTGTGGAGTACGCCACTACGCACTCCAGATGGCACGCAGCCAGCCTTGCCTTGACCCCTGCTATGCTCACCCTATTCCTGATGCTCCTGCCATTGCCCAGGTGAGTGCGCTGGTCAAACGTTTGCAACCGCATTTTGAGCAGCTTGAGCTAAGACACTAA
- the nrdD gene encoding anaerobic ribonucleoside-triphosphate reductase, whose translation MQTSQYASLPTEQRQRCEVWTRVMGYHRPVSQFNIGKRAEHQERRHFTEAAASR comes from the coding sequence ATGCAAACCTCTCAATATGCTAGCTTGCCCACTGAGCAGCGCCAGCGCTGCGAAGTCTGGACCCGTGTCATGGGTTACCACCGCCCGGTAAGTCAGTTCAATATCGGCAAACGTGCCGAACACCAGGAGCGCCGCCATTTTACTGAAGCCGCCGCCTCTCGGTAG
- a CDS encoding ribonucleoside triphosphate reductase, producing the protein MKWVKSSTSVQVAKHHIDVAPTVNEYLQRADWRVHANANQGYSLGGLILNVSGKLIANYWLDEIYPHDVGEAHREGDLHIHDLDMLCGYCAGWSLRTLLLEGFNGVPGRAESNPPRHLSSALGQMVNFLGTLQNEWAGAQAFSSFDTYLAPYVRKDGLTYAQVKQALQEFIYNLNVPSRWGSQTPFTNLTFDWVCPDDLRQQVPVIGGEEQPFSYGELQVEMDLINRAYLEVMEAGDSHGRVFTFPIPTYNITHDFDWESDNAERLFALTAKYGLPYFQNFLNSDLEPHMVRSMCCRLQLDLSELLKRGNGLFGSAEQTGSLGVVTINCARLGYRFTGDRAGLFSELDRLLSLGRDSLELKRECIQQLMDQGLYPFTQRYLGTLRNHFSTLGVNGLNEMVRNFTGDRCDIADAQGLQLALDLLDHVRERMREFQEQTGHMYNLEATPAEGTTHRFAREDLTRFPDILQAGTSEAPYYTNSSQLPVGHTDDPFEALIHQDPLQTRYTGGTVLHLYMRERITSSSACRKLVKTALSRFRLPYLTVTPTFSICPVHGYLAGEHEFCPKCDEALWAKTASAIDAATA; encoded by the coding sequence GTGAAATGGGTGAAAAGCTCCACAAGCGTTCAGGTAGCAAAGCATCATATTGACGTCGCCCCGACGGTCAATGAGTACCTCCAGCGCGCCGACTGGCGTGTTCACGCCAATGCCAACCAGGGCTATTCATTGGGCGGTTTAATCCTCAACGTCTCGGGCAAGTTGATAGCCAACTACTGGCTCGATGAGATTTACCCCCACGACGTGGGGGAAGCTCATAGGGAAGGTGATTTGCATATTCACGACCTGGATATGCTGTGCGGCTATTGCGCCGGCTGGTCGCTGCGTACTTTGCTGCTAGAGGGATTCAATGGGGTGCCGGGACGGGCGGAAAGCAACCCACCCCGGCACCTTTCAAGTGCCCTCGGGCAAATGGTTAATTTTCTTGGCACCTTGCAGAACGAGTGGGCCGGGGCTCAAGCCTTCAGCTCTTTCGATACCTATCTGGCACCCTACGTGCGCAAGGATGGCCTGACCTACGCGCAGGTTAAGCAGGCGCTTCAGGAATTCATCTACAACCTCAATGTACCTTCGCGTTGGGGCAGCCAAACGCCCTTCACCAACCTAACCTTCGACTGGGTCTGCCCCGACGACTTGCGCCAACAGGTACCGGTTATCGGTGGGGAGGAACAGCCGTTCAGTTACGGTGAACTGCAGGTTGAAATGGACTTAATCAACCGGGCCTATTTGGAAGTGATGGAGGCCGGGGACAGCCACGGGCGTGTGTTCACCTTCCCGATACCCACTTATAACATCACCCATGATTTCGACTGGGAAAGCGACAACGCCGAGCGGCTCTTCGCACTGACCGCCAAGTACGGTCTGCCCTACTTTCAAAACTTTCTAAATTCAGATCTGGAACCCCACATGGTGCGTTCCATGTGCTGCCGCCTGCAGCTTGATTTGAGTGAGCTACTCAAACGCGGCAACGGTCTGTTCGGCAGCGCGGAGCAAACCGGATCGTTGGGAGTAGTGACGATCAACTGTGCCCGGTTGGGGTACCGCTTTACCGGCGACCGAGCAGGGCTGTTCAGCGAGCTGGATCGCCTACTCTCGCTCGGGCGCGATAGTCTCGAACTCAAGCGCGAGTGCATTCAGCAACTAATGGATCAGGGGCTCTACCCATTTACCCAGCGCTACCTGGGCACATTACGCAATCATTTCTCCACTCTGGGTGTGAATGGGCTTAACGAAATGGTGCGCAACTTTACTGGGGATCGCTGCGATATCGCTGACGCCCAAGGGCTGCAGCTGGCGCTGGATCTTCTTGACCACGTCCGGGAGCGGATGCGCGAATTTCAAGAACAGACCGGCCATATGTATAACCTTGAAGCTACCCCTGCAGAGGGCACCACTCATCGCTTTGCCCGGGAGGATCTGACTCGCTTTCCTGACATTCTTCAAGCCGGTACATCCGAAGCGCCCTACTACACCAATTCCAGCCAATTACCGGTGGGGCATACCGATGATCCCTTTGAGGCACTGATCCATCAAGACCCCTTACAGACTCGCTACACCGGTGGCACAGTCTTGCATCTCTATATGCGCGAAAGGATTACCTCGTCCTCAGCCTGTCGCAAGCTGGTAAAAACAGCGCTCTCTCGCTTTCGCTTACCTTACCTCACCGTCACACCCACCTTTTCGATCTGCCCGGTGCATGGCTACCTGGCGGGTGAACATGAGTTCTGCCCCAAGTGCGACGAAGCACTGTGGGCAAAAACGGCGAGCGCAATCGACGCCGCCACGGCTTGA
- a CDS encoding U32 family peptidase gives MPNTIPPASPTSSTGPLQLSLGPVLFYWTRQRYADFYREAADWPVEIITLGETVCSRRRDMKLDDWLGIGRELTQAGKQVVLASQTLIESEADLRDLRKLCDNGDFIVEANDQSALQRLSSAGLPFIAGAALNLYNPATLGVMARAGMKRWQAPVEMSQQDLAKLIHDCHQAGIPHPCEVFAYGHLPLAWSSRCFTARRHQTPKDRCKFVCQKYPEGLVLRSQESRDVFTLNGIQTLSSACQDLRHELTVMVDMGVSVARLSPRAEGMAEVVKAFDQARHGRLPTPDPLTLVDAEICDGYWYGRPGMDNTRTMTG, from the coding sequence ATGCCGAACACTATACCTCCCGCATCACCGACCTCATCAACCGGCCCTCTTCAACTCTCACTCGGGCCGGTGCTTTTTTACTGGACTCGGCAACGCTACGCCGACTTCTACCGCGAGGCAGCCGACTGGCCGGTAGAGATAATTACCCTTGGCGAAACCGTCTGCTCGCGGCGCCGCGACATGAAACTGGACGACTGGCTAGGCATTGGGCGCGAACTCACCCAGGCGGGCAAGCAGGTGGTACTCGCCAGCCAGACACTAATCGAGTCCGAAGCCGATCTGCGTGACTTACGCAAGCTGTGTGACAACGGCGACTTCATTGTCGAGGCCAATGACCAGAGTGCCCTGCAGCGACTCTCCAGTGCTGGGCTGCCGTTTATCGCCGGTGCCGCGCTCAACCTCTACAATCCGGCGACGCTGGGCGTCATGGCACGTGCTGGAATGAAGCGCTGGCAAGCGCCGGTGGAAATGTCACAGCAAGATTTGGCCAAGCTTATTCACGATTGCCACCAGGCAGGCATTCCCCATCCATGCGAAGTATTCGCCTACGGGCATCTCCCCTTGGCCTGGTCATCACGCTGCTTTACCGCCCGGCGCCACCAAACGCCTAAAGACCGCTGCAAGTTCGTCTGCCAAAAGTACCCCGAAGGCTTGGTGCTACGTTCACAAGAGTCCCGCGATGTTTTTACCCTGAACGGTATTCAAACCCTTTCCAGCGCCTGCCAGGATCTGCGCCATGAACTGACGGTCATGGTGGATATGGGGGTATCAGTGGCACGTCTCAGCCCACGGGCGGAAGGCATGGCCGAGGTGGTCAAGGCTTTTGACCAAGCCCGCCACGGCAGATTACCTACGCCCGATCCTTTAACGCTGGTGGATGCTGAAATCTGCGACGGTTACTGGTACGGCCGACCGGGTATGGATAACACCCGCACGATGACCGGATAA
- the ubiU gene encoding ubiquinone anaerobic biosynthesis protein UbiU, whose product MELVCPAGNLPALKRAVDKGADAVYFGFQNITNARQFAGLNFTDKRAREGINYAHRHGKRVFCAINTYPQPDGWQHWTRAVDQAAELGVDALILADMGLLDYATRHHPEISRHLSVQGSATSHEALRFYHQHFGIKRAVLPRVLSITQVRDLAKQTPVELEVFAFGSLCIMAEGRCYLSSYLTGESPNTRGVCSPAAHVRWEETPEGLESRLNNVLIDRYAEGERAGYPTLCKGRFEVAGETYHAIEEPTSLNTLELLPELRDLGISAVKIEGRQRSPAYVSKVAGIWRQALNRLEAQPERFDPEPAWMAGLTALSEGAITTLGAYERRWK is encoded by the coding sequence ATGGAGCTTGTATGTCCCGCTGGCAACCTGCCCGCCCTAAAGCGCGCTGTAGATAAAGGTGCCGACGCTGTCTATTTCGGCTTCCAGAACATCACCAACGCACGGCAATTCGCCGGGCTAAACTTTACTGACAAACGTGCCCGCGAGGGGATCAATTACGCCCACCGACATGGCAAACGCGTTTTTTGCGCTATTAATACCTATCCCCAGCCCGATGGTTGGCAACACTGGACTCGGGCCGTGGATCAGGCCGCGGAACTAGGCGTGGATGCGCTGATTCTCGCCGATATGGGGCTGCTCGACTACGCTACTCGCCATCACCCCGAGATCTCGCGGCACCTTTCAGTACAGGGTTCGGCGACCAGCCATGAAGCGCTACGCTTTTACCACCAGCATTTCGGCATCAAGCGCGCCGTACTGCCACGGGTGCTGTCAATCACTCAGGTCCGCGACCTGGCCAAGCAAACACCGGTAGAACTTGAGGTGTTCGCTTTCGGCAGTCTGTGCATCATGGCCGAAGGACGCTGCTATCTCTCCTCCTACCTGACCGGCGAATCGCCCAATACCCGCGGCGTCTGCTCGCCAGCGGCCCATGTCCGCTGGGAAGAAACGCCTGAGGGCTTAGAGTCGCGGCTTAACAATGTTCTTATCGACCGCTACGCCGAAGGCGAGCGCGCGGGCTACCCCACCCTATGCAAGGGTCGCTTCGAGGTGGCAGGCGAGACCTATCACGCCATTGAGGAACCCACCAGCCTCAATACCCTGGAGCTATTACCGGAGCTACGCGACCTGGGTATTAGCGCCGTCAAAATTGAAGGTCGTCAGCGTAGTCCCGCCTATGTCTCTAAAGTGGCCGGGATCTGGCGTCAGGCGCTCAACCGCTTAGAGGCTCAGCCTGAGCGCTTTGATCCAGAACCCGCCTGGATGGCAGGCCTTACCGCGCTTTCCGAAGGAGCCATCACTACCCTAGGCGCCTACGAGCGCCGCTGGAAATAG
- the hemN gene encoding oxygen-independent coproporphyrinogen III oxidase, which translates to MQDELLFNRPLVEKYDRPGPRYTSYPTAPQFHAAFAEDDYRSAAERSNRVAVPKPLSVYVHIPFCKSLCYYCACNKIITHNTERAAEYLEWLKQEIRVQGALFDTARQMTQLHLGGGTPTYLSNAQLSELMTALDEAFHFAAPEEREFSLEVDPRTVTPEQVYELYTLGFNRLSFGVQDFDHDVQQAVNRVQSEEQVVSLVKAAREAGFESVSVDLIYGLPLQTVASFDTTLTKIIDLQPDRIAAYSYAHLPELFKAQRLIRPEDMPPPERKLELLELTINRLTAAGYVYIGMDHFALPNDELSLARENGTLQRNFQGYSTHADCDMIGLGITSIGKVGDTYSQNVKETAQYQHRLDEGRLPVFRGYRLSDDDRLRRDVINTLMCHGRLEFAAIEARHDIDFRSYFASALASLEEMADDGLIALRDHEIEVLPSGRLMIRNLAMAFDAYLKPTENRYSRTV; encoded by the coding sequence ATGCAAGATGAACTGCTCTTCAATCGCCCCCTGGTAGAGAAATATGACCGCCCAGGCCCGCGGTACACTTCGTATCCCACTGCGCCCCAGTTTCATGCCGCGTTTGCCGAGGATGATTACCGTAGCGCCGCCGAGCGCAGTAATCGGGTCGCAGTACCCAAGCCGCTTTCGGTCTATGTGCATATCCCGTTCTGCAAAAGCCTGTGCTACTACTGCGCCTGCAACAAAATCATTACTCATAATACCGAGCGAGCCGCCGAATACCTGGAGTGGTTAAAACAGGAGATACGTGTTCAGGGAGCGCTGTTCGATACCGCCCGGCAAATGACCCAATTACACCTGGGCGGCGGCACCCCAACCTACTTAAGCAACGCCCAGCTAAGCGAACTGATGACGGCGCTGGACGAAGCGTTTCACTTCGCTGCACCTGAAGAGCGCGAATTCTCGCTGGAGGTAGACCCCCGCACCGTGACCCCCGAACAGGTGTACGAGCTCTACACGCTGGGCTTCAATCGGTTGAGTTTCGGGGTTCAGGACTTCGATCACGACGTGCAGCAAGCGGTCAATCGCGTCCAGAGCGAAGAGCAGGTGGTATCCCTGGTCAAGGCTGCCCGCGAGGCGGGGTTTGAATCGGTCAGCGTTGACCTGATCTACGGTTTACCGCTGCAGACGGTGGCGAGTTTCGATACGACCCTAACCAAGATTATTGACCTGCAACCGGATCGCATTGCCGCTTATAGCTACGCCCATCTGCCCGAACTGTTTAAAGCCCAGCGGCTAATTCGCCCCGAAGACATGCCGCCCCCCGAGCGCAAGCTGGAGCTACTGGAGCTTACGATTAACCGTCTGACGGCCGCAGGGTATGTCTACATCGGCATGGATCACTTCGCCCTTCCGAATGACGAGCTGAGCCTGGCCCGGGAAAATGGCACTCTGCAGCGCAATTTTCAGGGCTACTCTACCCACGCCGACTGCGACATGATTGGGCTGGGCATTACCTCGATTGGCAAGGTGGGCGATACCTACAGCCAGAACGTCAAGGAAACGGCCCAGTATCAGCATCGTTTGGATGAAGGGCGTTTACCGGTCTTCCGTGGCTATCGCCTTAGCGATGACGACCGCCTGCGCCGCGATGTCATTAATACCCTGATGTGTCACGGCCGTCTTGAATTTGCCGCTATCGAGGCCCGACACGATATCGATTTTCGCAGCTACTTCGCGAGTGCCTTGGCGAGCCTCGAGGAGATGGCGGACGACGGGTTAATTGCTTTGCGCGACCATGAAATCGAGGTGCTGCCCTCAGGGAGATTGATGATCCGCAACTTGGCCATGGCGTTCGACGCCTACCTGAAACCAACGGAAAACCGTTATTCACGCACGGTGTAA